From Quercus lobata isolate SW786 chromosome 11, ValleyOak3.0 Primary Assembly, whole genome shotgun sequence:
tagtgacattaatttattaaatcatgtattaaattattattttatttgtataggGACTTTAAAGTGGTTACGGCTTtagaaaaattacaataatgagATTCTATTGTTCTACTAtgtcacaagaaagattaaatggattagttatattatcaattgaaaaagaaatataagaggAACCTAAGTacaaaacttaattagtaattttacatctccaaaagtaagaaaaataaattttaaataaaaattcaatatatatattatttgattaatatttaaatataaaaagaccCCACTTAAAATTTTCGCCTAAAGCTCCCAAAGTTATTGAGCCGGCCTTGATTGTCACGTAATTTGCAAgctttttatagtaaaattcgAAGAAAGTACCTGATTTTCATGAAGATGCAACTTACGTTTTTGTACCAAATTTTATTGAAGACGCATTTTCGCAACAGCCTATCCAAAGGGGCTCTAAATTTCCATCATTTATAAATGGATATATGTCACTCTCAAAATTGTGATGGGTGTGATGAGTCTAAAGTCCTTGTCTCTTTAGCACCTAAATTTACGCACGTCTTTGAATGACTTATCTCTTTAGCACCTTGTTTTATCAGAACGAGGAATATTTTGACTTAAGTTTCTTTAGGTTTGGGGGCTTTATAAtcagaatattttattttagttcaaaaccccaataaaattaaaattgtgatctagcaaaaaagaaaaaaaaaaaaaaaattgtgattaaaGGGATATAGgaattcaaatagaaaaattgCCCACAAAAgaattagaaacttttttttttttttttttttcaatgttgtgTTGTCAATATAATATAAGATatcaagcaaaacaaaaaataacaatcagtatattaaaatgaaaagaggAAATAAATTATTGCAACTATTGCATTTTCTTATGATATTTCTCAGGATTcagattgaaaagaaaaactttataTTTTACAACAGCATCATGCTCATCAGCTCATACATATATAGCAATATCTATATTCTATAAGATTGCATTTAAGAAATGGTAAGCTTCCCACAATCAAAATCAGCCATTTTCAACACGGCACCTGGTAAGAATCCAGCCAATGCATTATCTCTCAAGAAGGTCATCATATTCCTATGACTCTCCTGTATAAAACCAACCAGATAAGACACACTGATGAGCTTCATACTTCTCCATTGTCTCTCTTTTGCATACTTCTTCAACCCCATCTCAATCCTCTTatattcatctttttcttctccaCCTTTCTCTTTTGGTTTTCTCAATAAAACCTCACCAAGACACCTGGCTAACACAACAGCATCTTCCAAGGCACAACACCCTCCTTGGCCAATGTCTGGGGTCACAGGATGGAGTGCATCTCCAGCAATACAAACATTGCCTTTGCTGATATTTCCCCATAGTAGCTCCCAAGGATGTTTAAATCTCAGTGGCAATGGTATGAAACCATCAAGTTCATAGTTTTCTATTAGAGCCCTTGCTTGCTCTGTTACTTTTCCTAGCTTACTCAGCACAATTTGCTTTACTTTAGCCCTGTCCTGTTCTAGCTCTTCCTCTACAAGATCAAAATCAAGAAGACATTTTCAAAATGAGTGACACTAAATAgtacaaatttcacaaaataagtCTTAGAAATTGAtgtatcatcaatcaaataaaactaTACTGTGCTAAATTTGATTATAGCGCTCAAGAAAAGTTGAGCCTCCCACAATTAAAATCTGCTCTCTTCAACAGCAACCCGCGCAGATATGAAGCCAAAAACTTTTCTCTCAAGAAGCTCATAATCTTCCCTTCACTTTGTTGTACAAAACCAGCAAAATAAGATGTTGTGATGAGTTCAAATGCTCTCCACCTTCTCTCTTTGGCATACTTGTTCAACCCCATTTCAATCCTCTCATGTTGCTCCTtgtcttcttcacctttttCTTTAGCCTCTTCACTTGGTTCTTTCAATAAGGCTTCAGCCACACATCTAGCTAATACAACACCATCTTCTAAAGCTGCACCCCCACCTTGGCCAATGTCTGGTGTCATGGGGTGGAATGCATCACCAGCCACACAAACATTGCTTTTGCTTATATTTCCCCATAGTAACTCCCATGGACGTCTATATGTTAGCCGAGATGATATAAATCCATCTGGTTCGGTGCTTTCTATGACTGCCCTCAATTGGGTAGGTAGCTTTTCTAGTTTGCTGAACACGAATTGCTTCATAGTAGCTGGATTGCCCTGTAACTCTGTCTCCATGAAAATGAACCATAATAAGTTAGAATGGGACACAAGTTTGCTAGTCAATAATATAGGTAACAATTATATTGTCCAACCAAATCTAATCTTGCCAAAACATAATTCTAGTACATGCAATGGAACTTGAATTTGTTAGGGTAAATCATACGTTCAGCCATAAAATTTGGGATAAGTTTGATTTTGGTactttaaacttaaaaaagttTGGATTTGGTCCTGGAAGTTTAATTAGGgattggtttgattttgattaaatatgggttgatttgattttggtccCTTAAATATGGGATTGGTTCAATTTTGATCCCTTACACATGCCATTGGTGCAATTTGTTACCTAAAAAATGGGATGGCTAAACATTCCATTAGTcccctaaacccaaaaaataaacaaataaagaggaagaagaaagagtaacCAAATTGTtctattttgaaatttcatgaaccaaattcaaatatttttaaacgGAATACCAAAATTAAACTTACACCAAATTTCttctattataatattatttgataaGATAATGAAATTTAGTGGAACCAACTATCAAAGGGTACTCAACAACCCAAATTGGAATGTATTGCTTACCTTGAGAGGAGGGAACCCAAGTGATGTACCAGAACAAGGTCTTATCATCACAAGGGCGGCAACCAAATCTGACACCACTTTCAAAGAATTGCATAGATTTAGGACCATATCCATGACTGTCTATAGACTCTGTACAGTCCCTAATGGCAGATCTTCCTGTAAAAGTAGGCTTCTTAAAGCCCAACCACCTTGCCACTACTGAGTTCACTCCATCACAACCAATCAAAACCTTTCATCCACAAATTGGAACAAAGAACTTTGACACATGTCAAACTCAAGAATTGTCCAAGACTGTATATAATAGGTTtacaatcacaattttttttttttttttttttcataatattttacaCAATTATTGAAGTGTCAAGTTGTCCTtggtaaataataaaatgatgtcactTGTGGATTCATAGAAGAATAAACAATAACTTGTCAACTCAacttttgtgaaaaatattgagtttaTAGAATTACTACTAGGTATATGGGACAATCAGAAGTACATTTTTTACCTTGGTTTTGAGAATGGTTCCATCAGAAAGATGCACCAGCTTAAAGAAGCCTGATTCCTCAATGCAGACCACCTTGGAGGAGTACCTAATGGTGCCACTCGGGAGTTCTTTTGCAAGGGCTTCCAACAACTTCTTCCTTCTTACACAACGAATTTCATGGTTTCCTCTTAATATCACAACACAAAGTTACATTAGAATACTCTCATAAGCATGAACATGAGAGTCATGAAAAGAGCTATTTTCTCATTCAATGATTTATGTAATCATCAAAGCTAGCATAAGAAGAAACAGTTAGGCTGACTCTGTTAAGTGTTAATGAGTAATGACTTACTTTGCGTGAAATGATGTCTCTGAAGTAGCAAGCCCTGAAATCGAGGATACAACTATTGCCCTGCACATTCAGATCTATTAAAATGCATATTATAAGATATGGAATATTAATGTCAGATATGTAAGTGTGAGTAAAGTTGTACATTGAATAATGATAAAAAGAGagtgattaatataatatagttgGACCCAAACTCATGAACTTAACATTTTTAGTTAAGTGGTGTATCTATAACtttaattaaattgattaatatcattattttgCAATTGCATTTTTGTATACAATAAATCTAGTGACTCAAAATACTAAGCATTATATTGCAATTACATTTATATACCTAATAAATCTAGTGACAcaaaataattagtattttgCAACCTTGACGTGATActtactccacaagtataagtgcttgtagggtATGAGGGGTAAAGGTCGGGGTTTAAGTTTCTAGGAGGGAGTTACATACAAATATACGCTTAGATTaagctagagtagaatttctatcatgtataaaaaaaaaaaaaaaaaaaaaaatttattttgcaacTACATTTATGTATACAATAATTCaaataacacattttttttcataattatttttgtaacttAGAACACAAAAagtcaagagtcttgtaatttaATTGGCTGACACATTTTTAACAAAGATATTCATGGTTCAAATCCCCTCTCCTCCATtgtaactaaaaaattatacaaaaaaatattaataaaacttagtATGTTATAAAAGTTGTGTCAATAATGAATAATGAATCCTATGAAAGTGACACTGCTTTAATCAAAATAGAGACTTTGTCTTAGAACTTCATACATTCCCTAATCTTAGGTACACAAATAGAGACTTGTGCCTTAGACCTTCAATCTAACATTGTGGGCCAAGATTAGGCAGTTACCCTTGAATCTGGAAATGTTGTTGGCGGAGGGAGTCACCAACGCCAACAGCATCCAAAGCCTTCCAAGCATTGGTCCAAAGTGTCAAGGCAAATCCTGTATTTCTCAAACTATCCCAAGCTTCCAAGACTATGCTCTCAACTCCCAACCTGCATATATATGTTAACTAAAGCTTCAATTTATAAtcgtaaaaaagaaaatactaaatcTCCTACTAATATATAACCATAAACAGCTTACAAActgatataataataaatataataagtatCACTGACTCATTTCAACAATATAAAAGTATTGTTGAAACATCATGGTTAGTGATACATCATGTTTTAACTTGCCACAAAAACTATACATGGGAGAGTTCTGATTGTTTGAGGGTACCTGTAAAGTCCCAAGGATGTTGTGAGGCCTGCTATTCCTGCTCCCACAATCACTACATCTACAGCTATTTCCATGATGCTTTTATTCTCTGTTTCTTAAAGAAAAGGGTTGAAGAAAGTTTAGTATAAATAATGTAAGAGAATTGAGATGGGATATAAAACTCGGACAGTCCCATTGATGACAATAACAAGTCGTGCGTTGATTGCCTAAACAGTACTGGTTTTTGTTACGTATAGGCTTGAATAATTGAATGCAAATGTTAGGCTTGAATGGTTTATGTCACTCTCACAATTGTGATGGGTGTGATGAGTCAAAGCCCTTGTCTCTTTAGCACTTTAATTTACGCACGGTATTTGATTGAGTTTGTTTTTATCAAgttattttgcttaaaaaataaaagctaaaatattattttgctCCTCATATTTTGGGATcttagtcaatttggtccctacattttcgtAACAGTCAATTTAATCcatgttatttttaacttagagtcaatttggtctttacCGTTAACTTATTAACGAAAAATGTTTACATAGCCCATGACATACACAATTGGCATACTTCAAATCTACGTGGcctctaaaataatataaaaaaattattatttaaccATTTAAA
This genomic window contains:
- the LOC115968478 gene encoding monooxygenase 2-like isoform X1, producing MEIAVDVVIVGAGIAGLTTSLGLYRLGVESIVLEAWDSLRNTGFALTLWTNAWKALDAVGVGDSLRQQHFQIQGAIVVSSISGLATSETSFHAKGNHEIRCVRRKKLLEALAKELPSGTIRYSSKVVCIEESGFFKLVHLSDGTILKTKVLIGCDGVNSVVARWLGFKKPTFTGRSAIRDCTESIDSHGYGPKSMQFFESGVRFGCRPCDDKTLFWYITWVPSSQELQGNPATMKQFVFSKLEKLPTQLRAVIESTEPDGFISSRLTYRRPWELLWGNISKSNVCVAGDAFHPMTPDIGQGGGAALEDGVVLARCVAEALLKEPSEEAKEKGEEDKEQHERIEMGLNKYAKERRWRAFELITTSYFAGFVQQSEGKIMSFLREKFLASYLRGLLLKRADFNCGRLNFS
- the LOC115968478 gene encoding monooxygenase 3-like isoform X2 — translated: MEIAVDVVIVGAGIAGLTTSLGLYRLGVESIVLEAWDSLRNTGFALTLWTNAWKALDAVGVGDSLRQQHFQIQGAIVVSSISGLATSETSFHAKGNHEIRCVRRKKLLEALAKELPSGTIRYSSKVVCIEESGFFKLVHLSDGTILKTKTELQGNPATMKQFVFSKLEKLPTQLRAVIESTEPDGFISSRLTYRRPWELLWGNISKSNVCVAGDAFHPMTPDIGQGGGAALEDGVVLARCVAEALLKEPSEEAKEKGEEDKEQHERIEMGLNKYAKERRWRAFELITTSYFAGFVQQSEGKIMSFLREKFLASYLRGLLLKRADFNCGRLNFS
- the LOC115968480 gene encoding monooxygenase 3-like, with translation KCLLDFDLVEEELEQDRAKVKQIVLSKLGKVTEQARALIENYELDGFIPLPLRFKHPWELLWGNISKGNVCIAGDALHPVTPDIGQGGCCALEDAVVLARCLGEVLLRKPKEKGGEEKDEYKRIEMGLKKYAKERQWRSMKLISVSYLVGFIQESHRNMMTFLRDNALAGFLPGAVLKMADFDCGKLTIS